One Methylocapsa sp. D3K7 DNA window includes the following coding sequences:
- a CDS encoding glycosyltransferase family 1 protein has translation MGVVLSVPVAYDMVRMFAGPLVPTPRGIDRVDLGYARHFAESWRGDCGGTLPTPWGIVWFERGRLLKLIDRLEDIWSESRASQEDTGLDDIKMRLAANRPLTARRRGKTNVGEKARRFADLFSAGGLPRGLRRLSAAPQNSIYVNIGHVGLAFPWFLAWLQRRPDVKPVFMLHDMIPLENPEWVSDSGLHHHRHMTANAARYAAALITTSPSARDSVTREMRARGRDDIPVATVPLPVAPIFLEPGQPDQELAAHNYFVVCGALEPRKNHALLVYVWRELVRRHGPQAPKLVVVGSPAWGGEAILHFLTRCRDLENHIILARGLSSPALRRLVSHAKGLLMPSHAEGYGLPLIEALCVGTPVIASDLPAHRDVAGDYALYRHPMDGLGWLAAVETLTSDTDESAAVRRRISSYRPPTWPDYFSKIEHFLRTLS, from the coding sequence ATGGGGGTCGTTTTGTCGGTGCCTGTTGCCTATGACATGGTTCGCATGTTTGCTGGACCCTTGGTCCCGACCCCTAGAGGAATCGACCGTGTGGATTTGGGTTACGCGCGCCATTTCGCGGAAAGCTGGCGCGGCGACTGCGGGGGCACCTTGCCGACGCCCTGGGGGATTGTTTGGTTCGAGCGTGGCAGGCTCTTAAAACTGATCGACCGGCTGGAGGACATCTGGTCCGAGTCAAGAGCATCGCAGGAAGATACCGGTCTTGACGATATCAAAATGCGGTTGGCAGCGAATCGCCCATTGACCGCGCGGCGTCGAGGCAAGACCAACGTAGGTGAGAAGGCCCGGCGGTTTGCCGATCTATTCTCAGCGGGCGGCCTGCCGCGCGGGCTACGGCGGCTTTCAGCGGCGCCACAAAATTCCATTTACGTCAATATCGGACATGTGGGTCTCGCGTTCCCATGGTTTCTCGCCTGGCTGCAGCGGCGGCCAGATGTGAAACCCGTCTTCATGTTGCACGATATGATCCCTTTGGAGAACCCGGAGTGGGTTTCCGACTCCGGCCTGCATCATCACCGGCATATGACAGCTAACGCAGCCCGCTATGCGGCCGCGCTTATCACGACCTCGCCGTCCGCCCGCGATTCTGTGACGCGCGAAATGCGCGCGCGCGGCCGGGACGACATCCCGGTCGCAACCGTGCCGCTACCCGTGGCGCCGATATTCCTCGAACCTGGGCAGCCGGATCAGGAATTGGCTGCGCACAACTATTTTGTTGTGTGCGGAGCGCTCGAGCCACGTAAAAATCATGCGCTTCTCGTCTATGTCTGGCGGGAATTGGTCCGCCGGCACGGCCCGCAAGCTCCCAAACTCGTTGTGGTCGGCTCACCTGCGTGGGGCGGGGAGGCAATTTTGCATTTTCTCACACGCTGCCGGGATCTTGAGAACCACATCATTCTCGCAAGAGGCCTGTCAAGCCCTGCACTCCGGCGATTGGTGAGTCATGCGAAAGGTCTTTTGATGCCGTCTCATGCCGAGGGGTATGGTTTGCCCCTTATCGAGGCATTGTGCGTGGGCACACCCGTCATCGCATCCGACCTTCCGGCGCATCGTGATGTCGCTGGGGACTATGCGCTCTACCGGCATCCCATGGATGGGCTTGGCTGGCTCGCAGCGGTTGAGACCTTGACGAGCGACACGGATGAATCGGCAGCCGTTCGCCGGCGGATATCGAGCTACAGGCCGCCGACCTGGCCGGATTACTTTTCAAAGATCGAGCACTTTCTCAGGACGCTCTCTTGA
- a CDS encoding CDP-alcohol phosphatidyltransferase family protein — protein MPLPPSPVAARTLPIRAPLAVRIKQNVLAQGERKLLDWMCARVPQFITPDRLTAFGAAGAVIAFIGYAATVLDPSFFWLATLGIVIHWFGDSLDGSLARHRQIERPRYGYFVDFSVDAISSFLIMLGVGLSAYVRLDVALFALVGYYMLWMYVLLNCQVSRNLQLSFLSAGPTEFRIVLIGLNCWMYFAGHVTIPVGPVIVSPYEFAFIGMGIVSIGLFAINVFRVARRLRLEDSLQSWGERG, from the coding sequence ATGCCGCTACCACCTTCGCCGGTGGCGGCTCGCACGCTGCCAATCCGTGCTCCATTGGCTGTTCGCATCAAGCAGAATGTCCTCGCTCAGGGGGAACGCAAGCTTCTCGACTGGATGTGCGCGCGCGTTCCGCAATTTATTACACCGGACCGTCTGACCGCATTCGGTGCCGCCGGTGCTGTGATTGCCTTCATTGGCTATGCGGCGACCGTGCTTGACCCCTCCTTCTTCTGGTTGGCGACGCTAGGCATTGTCATCCATTGGTTTGGCGATTCGCTCGACGGGAGCCTCGCCCGCCACCGGCAAATCGAGAGACCGCGATATGGCTATTTTGTTGATTTTTCCGTCGATGCGATCAGCAGCTTCTTGATCATGCTGGGGGTGGGACTTTCCGCCTATGTAAGGCTGGACGTGGCTCTGTTCGCCCTCGTTGGGTACTACATGCTTTGGATGTATGTGCTGCTGAACTGCCAGGTCTCACGGAACCTCCAATTGTCCTTTCTGTCTGCGGGGCCTACCGAATTTCGTATCGTGCTCATCGGTCTGAATTGCTGGATGTACTTCGCCGGACACGTAACGATACCGGTCGGACCGGTGATCGTTTCTCCTTACGAATTTGCGTTTATAGGCATGGGGATTGTTTCCATCGGTCTCTTCGCCATCAATGTGTTCAGAGTGGCACGAAGATTGCGCCTCGAGGATTCTCTACAGAGCTGGGGGGAGCGGGGGTGA
- a CDS encoding glycoside hydrolase family 3 N-terminal domain-containing protein, translated as MTLIDKLLTAMTLEEKIGQLNMVAAGYAITGPVLASGTASDIRAGRIGSLLNLWGAEEVAAMQKIAVEDTRLGIPLLIGFDVLHGHRTIFPIPLAETASFDSLLWERTARAAAIEAAADGIAMTFAPMLDITRDPRWGRIAEGPGEDPWAGAQFAKAKVKGFQGAGLPGGLKNPEVVAATAKHLCAYGAAIAGRDYASADVSERLLHEVYLPPFAAAVAAGCAAIMPAFNDIAGIPLTAHIPLLRDWLRKIEGFDGVIVSDYNAVAELISHGIAGNLIEAATLALRAGVDIDMMSGAYSQGLAPAIARGMVSIGALDAAVRRVLILKEWLGLFDDPYRRGSTAAPAPSVSTSRRELAREAGRRSIVLLTNDNILPLTPNLRRIALIGPLADARADMLGPWSLAGHASSAVTIREGLAAALPGTEIVFAPGATISGEDTSGFTAALEMCRDAELIVLSLGEAADMSGEAASRASPGLPGVQNALADTIFEIGKPVVVLISSGRPLMIAPIAGKAHALVATWFLGVEAGNAIADVLTGTYNPTGRLPVTWPRDVGQIPIFFGERPGGRPAHPENHYTSKYLDMPVEPLFPFGHGLSYSRFTLHNPRVNKQDFTVTDEVTVEIDVINEGILAGEETVFLFTRDIVASVARPLLELKGVGKIALAAGKSGTVSIKFSAKALAFPGVDLKPVFEPGEFLIYVGQSADPRQLHSLKARALPG; from the coding sequence ATGACTCTGATCGACAAACTGCTCACGGCAATGACCCTCGAGGAAAAAATAGGCCAGCTCAATATGGTGGCGGCCGGATATGCCATCACCGGGCCGGTCCTTGCTAGCGGGACAGCGAGCGACATTCGCGCCGGCCGAATCGGCAGTCTCTTGAATCTCTGGGGGGCGGAGGAAGTTGCCGCGATGCAAAAAATCGCGGTGGAAGACACAAGGCTCGGCATCCCCCTGCTGATCGGATTTGATGTTCTACACGGGCATCGGACCATCTTCCCGATCCCTCTCGCCGAAACAGCGTCCTTCGATTCTCTATTGTGGGAACGAACCGCTCGCGCGGCAGCGATCGAGGCGGCCGCCGACGGCATCGCGATGACCTTCGCGCCCATGCTCGACATCACGCGCGACCCGCGATGGGGGCGCATCGCCGAAGGACCTGGCGAAGACCCCTGGGCCGGCGCACAATTCGCCAAAGCCAAGGTGAAGGGCTTTCAGGGCGCTGGCTTGCCGGGCGGCTTGAAAAACCCTGAGGTAGTCGCGGCCACGGCCAAGCATCTTTGCGCTTATGGCGCCGCCATTGCCGGGCGTGACTATGCTTCGGCGGATGTTTCCGAACGGCTTTTGCACGAAGTCTATTTGCCGCCCTTCGCGGCGGCGGTCGCGGCTGGCTGCGCCGCGATCATGCCAGCCTTCAACGACATCGCTGGCATCCCGCTCACCGCCCATATCCCGCTGCTGCGTGATTGGCTGCGCAAGATAGAGGGGTTCGATGGCGTGATCGTCAGTGACTACAACGCGGTCGCCGAATTGATAAGCCATGGGATTGCGGGCAATCTTATCGAGGCGGCAACATTGGCGCTCCGGGCTGGCGTCGATATCGACATGATGAGTGGCGCGTATAGCCAGGGCTTGGCTCCGGCGATCGCACGCGGCATGGTTTCGATTGGCGCGCTCGATGCCGCCGTGCGCCGGGTGCTCATACTGAAAGAGTGGCTTGGTCTTTTCGACGATCCCTACCGGCGCGGTTCGACGGCCGCGCCCGCCCCCAGTGTTTCCACTTCCAGGCGCGAACTCGCCCGCGAGGCGGGGCGGCGGTCGATTGTTCTGCTGACCAATGACAATATCCTGCCCCTTACGCCGAACCTGCGCCGCATCGCGCTCATCGGTCCGCTCGCCGATGCCCGCGCCGATATGCTCGGACCATGGTCGCTCGCCGGGCATGCTTCTAGCGCAGTAACGATTCGCGAAGGCCTGGCAGCTGCCCTGCCTGGCACCGAAATCGTTTTTGCCCCAGGCGCAACCATCTCGGGTGAAGACACTTCGGGCTTCACCGCGGCACTGGAGATGTGCCGCGACGCCGAGCTCATTGTTTTAAGTCTTGGCGAAGCCGCCGATATGAGTGGCGAAGCGGCGAGCCGCGCGTCCCCCGGTTTGCCGGGAGTCCAGAACGCCCTTGCCGACACTATTTTCGAGATCGGCAAGCCGGTGGTTGTGCTCATTTCCTCCGGGAGGCCGCTCATGATTGCACCGATAGCCGGAAAAGCCCACGCTTTGGTTGCGACTTGGTTCCTCGGCGTCGAAGCTGGCAATGCCATCGCGGATGTGCTGACCGGGACATACAATCCCACCGGCCGGCTTCCCGTGACGTGGCCCCGCGATGTCGGCCAAATTCCGATTTTTTTCGGCGAACGGCCGGGCGGAAGGCCCGCCCATCCGGAGAATCATTATACAAGCAAATATCTCGATATGCCGGTCGAACCGCTGTTTCCGTTTGGGCACGGATTGAGCTACAGCCGTTTCACCTTGCACAATCCGCGCGTGAACAAGCAAGATTTCACGGTCACCGACGAAGTGACGGTTGAGATTGATGTTATTAATGAGGGCATCCTCGCTGGCGAGGAAACCGTTTTCCTTTTTACGCGGGACATTGTGGCGAGCGTCGCTCGGCCTCTCCTGGAGCTCAAGGGCGTTGGCAAGATTGCACTCGCAGCGGGGAAAAGCGGCACCGTTTCGATAAAGTTTTCCGCCAAGGCACTGGCTTTTCCCGGGGTTGATCTGAAGCCAGTTTTCGAGCCCGGTGAATTTTTAATATACGTTGGTCAGAGCGCCGATCCGCGCCAATTGCACTCCCTCAAAGCGCGCGCCCTGCCTGGCTGA
- a CDS encoding polysaccharide biosynthesis/export family protein, whose amino-acid sequence MPKSLFIAARGLLSGALCLGMAACSSVSGSGPSADDVVQGAGTAELPRYELVDVDSQVVDVLRHRGPDSFLAHFGDYRPSVEPRIGVGDTISVTIWEAGSGGLFSAPLVSDRFSTGANSATIPDQVVGRDGTITVPYAGRVPVAGYTTRAVQTVIEHALEGKAIQPQVLVNVRNSISNTVTVTGEVANGARVPLSIKGDRVMDVIAAAGGIRAPVNETYVQLSRGPVTARVAMTKVTSESKENIYLRPNDVLTLIRDPQTFIAYGATGQNAEIPFDAEGINLSQALAKAGGLVDSRSDPAGVFIFRFEPEEVARALRPNSSLVQPGYSTPIVYRLNLRDAGSLFVAQSFHIVNRDLLYVSNAPITSARKVMEVVSLFLAPASSGLTVCAAVKC is encoded by the coding sequence ATGCCGAAATCCCTCTTTATCGCCGCGCGCGGCCTCTTGTCTGGGGCGTTGTGTCTTGGAATGGCGGCGTGCTCGAGTGTTTCGGGTTCTGGTCCGAGCGCGGACGATGTGGTTCAAGGTGCCGGAACCGCGGAGTTGCCGCGATATGAACTTGTCGATGTTGATTCCCAGGTCGTTGACGTATTGCGGCATCGCGGGCCGGACAGTTTTCTCGCCCACTTTGGAGACTACCGGCCATCGGTCGAGCCTCGCATTGGTGTCGGCGACACAATTTCCGTGACGATCTGGGAAGCGGGTTCGGGCGGCCTCTTTTCGGCCCCCCTCGTTTCAGACCGATTCAGCACGGGTGCGAATAGTGCGACGATCCCAGATCAGGTCGTTGGGCGTGACGGTACGATAACGGTTCCCTACGCCGGCAGGGTTCCCGTCGCCGGCTATACGACCCGGGCGGTCCAGACCGTCATCGAACACGCTCTCGAAGGCAAAGCCATTCAACCGCAGGTCTTGGTCAATGTCAGAAACTCGATCAGCAATACGGTGACGGTCACCGGAGAGGTCGCCAATGGTGCCCGTGTACCTTTAAGTATCAAGGGCGATCGGGTGATGGATGTCATAGCGGCGGCTGGGGGTATTCGTGCTCCCGTGAATGAAACATACGTCCAGCTGTCGCGGGGACCCGTGACAGCCCGGGTTGCGATGACAAAGGTGACCTCCGAATCCAAGGAGAATATCTATCTTCGTCCGAATGACGTGTTAACCTTGATCCGGGATCCGCAAACTTTTATCGCTTACGGAGCAACAGGCCAGAACGCTGAAATCCCGTTCGACGCGGAAGGAATTAATCTTTCACAAGCACTCGCAAAGGCCGGCGGCCTCGTCGATTCGAGATCCGATCCAGCCGGCGTTTTTATCTTCCGCTTCGAACCGGAAGAAGTTGCACGCGCTTTGCGGCCCAATAGTTCCTTGGTGCAGCCTGGGTATTCGACGCCAATTGTCTACAGGCTCAATCTCCGGGACGCCGGCAGTTTGTTCGTTGCCCAAAGTTTCCATATCGTCAACAGAGACTTGCTTTATGTGTCCAATGCCCCGATCACCAGTGCGAGAAAGGTGATGGAAGTCGTCAGTTTGTTTTTGGCGCCGGCCTCGTCAGGGTTAACCGTATGCGCCGCCGTCAAATGCTGA
- a CDS encoding glucoamylase family protein yields the protein MPESRSPSLKHQPPARLKDEALIEHVQRQTFRYFWEGAHPLCGLARDRTGLVQDPDDDLVCTGGTGFAIMAIIVAAERGWVGRGEAVDRLSLILGFLERGPCFHGLFPHYMNGRTGAVIRFGRKDDGSDIVESSFLFQGLLCARQYFNSDTAAEKNLRDRITWLWLDAEWNWHARDGRHVLTWHWSPNNGFSLDHDIHGWNECLITYVLAAASPHYAIKRSSYHEGFAQSRTFLNRRRYYDLDLPLGPDYGGPLFFCHYSFCGLDPRGLKDAYANYFQQNVQHTLINYEHCVRNPNHHKGFGPSCWGLTASDDPAGYAAHAPDNDNGVISPTAALSSFPYVPEQAMRALRYFHDSLGDRIWGRFGFTDAFSESQDWYAKTYLAIDQGPIVIMLENYRSGLLWKLFMADPDIAEGLKRLGFTSPLVS from the coding sequence ATGCCGGAGTCTAGAAGTCCCTCGTTGAAACATCAGCCGCCTGCCAGACTGAAGGACGAGGCGCTCATCGAACACGTCCAGCGTCAGACCTTCCGTTATTTTTGGGAGGGAGCCCATCCCCTCTGTGGCCTCGCGCGCGACAGAACGGGGCTCGTGCAGGATCCAGATGACGACCTCGTCTGCACGGGGGGCACCGGCTTTGCCATCATGGCGATCATCGTCGCGGCCGAGCGAGGCTGGGTGGGACGCGGCGAGGCTGTTGACCGTCTTAGCCTCATCCTCGGTTTTCTGGAACGGGGACCATGTTTTCATGGCCTATTTCCGCACTACATGAACGGCCGCACCGGCGCGGTGATCCGGTTTGGACGCAAGGATGACGGCTCGGACATTGTCGAGAGTTCGTTTTTGTTTCAGGGGCTTTTGTGCGCGCGTCAATATTTTAATTCCGACACCGCCGCCGAGAAGAATCTGCGCGATCGCATTACCTGGCTGTGGCTTGATGCCGAATGGAACTGGCACGCCCGCGACGGACGTCATGTCCTGACCTGGCACTGGAGCCCCAACAACGGCTTCAGCCTCGATCACGATATCCATGGCTGGAACGAATGCCTCATCACTTATGTGCTCGCCGCCGCCTCTCCGCATTACGCGATCAAGCGCTCCTCTTATCACGAAGGTTTCGCGCAAAGCCGCACCTTCCTCAATCGCCGCCGCTATTACGATCTCGATCTGCCGCTGGGGCCGGACTATGGCGGGCCTTTGTTCTTTTGCCACTATTCCTTCTGCGGGCTCGATCCGCGCGGGCTGAAGGATGCTTACGCAAACTATTTCCAGCAAAACGTCCAGCACACTCTGATCAACTATGAACACTGCGTTCGCAATCCGAACCATCACAAGGGCTTTGGGCCGTCCTGCTGGGGGTTGACGGCGAGCGACGATCCGGCTGGTTACGCAGCGCATGCGCCGGACAATGATAACGGCGTGATCAGTCCGACGGCGGCGCTTTCGAGTTTTCCTTATGTGCCGGAGCAGGCGATGCGGGCGCTCCGCTATTTCCATGATTCTCTCGGCGATAGGATATGGGGGCGGTTTGGCTTTACCGACGCGTTCAGCGAGAGCCAGGATTGGTACGCGAAAACCTATCTCGCGATCGATCAGGGACCCATCGTGATCATGCTCGAGAATTACCGGAGCGGCCTTTTGTGGAAGC
- a CDS encoding sigma-70 family RNA polymerase sigma factor, which yields MSAANTALAGLYQAHATELKGFARRRVGRDEAEDVVQDAYLHLLQRGTAAHLDQPRAYLFRTAANLAVDFARKAKIRLRYVGETFDLDANVVALANPESATGASMELARLHAALAKLPPLCRDAFLLNRVEGLTHAEIAGRIGVSVRTVDRFMVRAWNHLRGHFGTEFKN from the coding sequence ATGTCAGCGGCTAACACAGCCCTCGCGGGCCTATATCAGGCTCATGCCACCGAGTTGAAAGGGTTCGCGCGGCGCCGCGTCGGACGCGACGAAGCGGAAGACGTCGTGCAGGATGCCTATCTCCACCTCCTCCAGCGCGGCACCGCAGCTCATCTTGACCAACCGCGCGCCTATCTCTTTCGCACCGCCGCAAATCTCGCGGTGGATTTCGCGCGTAAGGCCAAGATCCGTTTGCGCTATGTCGGCGAGACTTTCGATCTCGATGCCAATGTGGTGGCTCTCGCCAATCCCGAATCTGCGACGGGCGCTTCAATGGAGTTGGCCAGGCTGCATGCCGCCCTCGCAAAATTGCCGCCGCTGTGCCGCGACGCCTTTCTGCTCAATCGGGTCGAGGGGCTCACCCATGCCGAGATCGCGGGGCGGATCGGCGTGTCGGTACGGACAGTCGACCGCTTCATGGTACGGGCCTGGAACCATTTGCGCGGTCATTTCGGGACTGAATTCAAGAATTGA
- a CDS encoding ABC transporter ATP-binding protein/permease: MADETAKPFEIPATAASRDGKLAPQLWMMITTFWNSSGRNTLILLGAALCAVVALTAYGQIKLNAWNKPFYDALSLKNYHEFLYQLVVFGVIAGALLALNVTQAWLREMSKLKLRDGLTHDLFEQWLVPGRAFRLSGAGEIGVNPDQRIHEDARHLVDLSTDLGIGLLQATLLLISFITVLWGVSESVTFSVAGMSFVLPGYMVWFALAYAGIASFGSWRIGRPLIGLNAERYAREADLRFALVRVNERTEAIALYGGETDENDYLNREFTQVLVMMRRLVTGITRLTWLTAGYGWFAIVAPFIVASPGYFAGDMSLGGLMLSVGAFNQVQQALRWFVDNFSTIADWRATLLRVASFRLALLEMDKIGGETARIELVPTADDRLVFDQLGIASPRGCMKLSEKHVMIGPAERVLVIGKRRGGKTSFFSAIAGLWPWGTGRILLPPRQTMMFISHQDYMPPGTLRGALAYPSQPSQFANDVYLAALERMKLAHLSPDLDHVARWERELTPEDQHKLAFARLLLHKPRWILLDEAIDYLDDDTRGLVLDVFAQELAEAAIVNIGRADTQGGFFTRVLHLIVDPEGERLAPCAAAPIFPPAAKEKAPAI, translated from the coding sequence ATGGCTGACGAGACCGCAAAACCTTTTGAAATCCCGGCGACAGCTGCATCGCGAGACGGCAAGCTCGCGCCCCAGCTGTGGATGATGATAACGACGTTTTGGAATTCGTCTGGCCGCAACACGCTCATTTTGCTTGGTGCGGCGCTCTGCGCCGTGGTCGCGCTGACCGCCTACGGCCAGATCAAACTCAATGCCTGGAACAAGCCGTTTTACGACGCGCTCTCGCTCAAAAACTATCATGAGTTTTTGTACCAGCTCGTGGTCTTTGGGGTGATTGCCGGCGCTTTGTTGGCCTTGAATGTCACCCAGGCCTGGCTCAGAGAGATGAGCAAGTTAAAGCTGCGCGACGGGCTCACCCATGATCTTTTCGAGCAATGGCTCGTGCCAGGACGCGCGTTTCGTCTGTCAGGGGCAGGCGAAATCGGCGTGAACCCAGACCAGCGCATTCATGAGGATGCGCGTCATCTGGTGGATCTCTCGACTGACCTCGGCATCGGTCTGCTCCAAGCGACGCTGCTTCTCATAAGCTTCATTACAGTTTTGTGGGGAGTTTCGGAAAGCGTGACCTTTTCCGTTGCCGGAATGAGCTTTGTTTTGCCCGGCTATATGGTCTGGTTTGCACTGGCTTATGCTGGCATCGCGTCTTTTGGAAGCTGGCGGATCGGGCGTCCTTTGATTGGTCTCAACGCCGAACGCTACGCGCGTGAGGCGGATTTGCGTTTTGCGCTGGTGCGCGTCAACGAGCGCACCGAAGCCATTGCGCTTTATGGTGGTGAAACGGATGAAAACGATTATTTGAACCGCGAGTTCACCCAGGTCCTTGTGATGATGCGCCGGCTCGTGACCGGGATTACCCGCCTGACCTGGCTCACCGCCGGTTATGGCTGGTTCGCGATCGTGGCGCCATTCATCGTGGCGTCGCCCGGTTATTTCGCAGGCGATATGTCGCTCGGCGGATTAATGCTGTCTGTGGGGGCCTTCAATCAGGTGCAGCAGGCGCTGCGCTGGTTCGTTGATAATTTTAGCACGATCGCCGATTGGCGGGCCACGCTTCTGCGTGTTGCGAGTTTCCGTCTGGCCCTTCTTGAGATGGACAAGATCGGCGGCGAGACGGCCCGCATCGAGCTCGTGCCGACGGCCGACGACCGACTCGTATTCGACCAATTGGGCATCGCCTCTCCGCGGGGTTGCATGAAGCTCAGTGAAAAGCATGTCATGATCGGTCCGGCGGAGCGGGTGCTCGTCATTGGCAAGCGGCGGGGCGGGAAGACCAGTTTCTTTAGTGCGATCGCAGGGCTTTGGCCGTGGGGAACTGGGCGCATCCTGCTGCCGCCCCGGCAAACGATGATGTTCATTTCTCACCAAGATTACATGCCGCCCGGCACGCTACGCGGTGCGCTTGCCTATCCCTCCCAGCCATCCCAATTCGCGAATGATGTCTACTTGGCCGCGCTGGAGCGAATGAAACTCGCACATCTGTCGCCTGACCTCGATCATGTCGCGCGCTGGGAACGGGAATTGACCCCCGAGGACCAGCACAAACTCGCCTTCGCCCGGCTCTTGCTGCACAAGCCGCGCTGGATATTGCTCGACGAAGCGATCGACTACCTTGACGACGACACGCGCGGTTTGGTCCTTGATGTTTTTGCTCAGGAACTGGCGGAAGCGGCGATCGTCAATATTGGCCGGGCGGACACCCAAGGCGGCTTTTTCACGCGTGTCCTTCACCTGATTGTAGATCCAGAAGGTGAGCGCTTGGCGCCTTGTGCCGCAGCGCCAATTTTCCCTCCCGCGGCGAAAGAAAAAGCTCCCGCGATATGA
- the msrA gene encoding peptide-methionine (S)-S-oxide reductase MsrA: MGLRVSQTAAEVAHVIPAPALDEQANPTAVSEAAIFAGGCFWGVQGVFQHVKGVTSAVSGYAGGEKKTAQYRSVSSGTTGHAESVQVTYDPRQVSYGRLLQIYFSVAHDPTQLNHQGPDTGTQYRSAIFPANGEQARVAKAYIEQLNQAHVFDAPIVTRTDPAQGFFPAEAYHQDFLTLNPDYPYIVINDLPKITNLKRLFPENYRADPVLAATPQPQN, from the coding sequence ATGGGGCTGAGAGTTTCCCAAACAGCCGCGGAAGTTGCGCATGTGATACCGGCGCCCGCGCTCGACGAGCAGGCAAATCCAACGGCGGTCTCTGAAGCCGCAATTTTCGCGGGTGGATGTTTCTGGGGCGTTCAAGGGGTTTTTCAGCATGTCAAAGGGGTCACGAGCGCCGTCTCAGGCTATGCCGGAGGCGAAAAAAAAACCGCGCAATATAGAAGCGTGAGTTCTGGAACCACGGGTCATGCGGAATCCGTCCAAGTCACTTATGATCCACGCCAGGTGAGCTATGGCCGCCTCTTGCAAATCTATTTCTCGGTTGCCCATGATCCGACTCAGCTCAACCATCAGGGTCCGGATACTGGAACCCAATATCGCTCGGCGATCTTCCCAGCGAACGGGGAGCAGGCGCGTGTCGCCAAGGCCTATATCGAGCAGCTCAATCAGGCGCATGTGTTCGATGCCCCCATCGTCACGAGGACCGATCCTGCCCAGGGCTTCTTCCCGGCCGAGGCCTACCATCAAGATTTCCTGACGCTAAACCCGGACTATCCCTATATCGTCATCAACGACCTTCCAAAAATCACGAATCTGAAACGCCTCTTTCCCGAGAATTATCGGGCTGACCCGGTGCTCGCCGCCACTCCTCAGCCGCAAAATTGA